From a region of the Nonlabens sp. Hel1_33_55 genome:
- a CDS encoding DNA/RNA non-specific endonuclease: protein MKKTIYPIIAVLILVSLFFVQRYQNSEISEENIKIASKSNYSLSRADFIPNSNNQIIHHKSYSLSYNEQHEQAEWTVHVLRPSDIKRAEYKRPYFEIDDMVSTGAASWRNYKNSGYDRGHLVPAGDRRGSLEDYEETFLTSNISPQRHDFNSGIWNRLEQKVRYYAQKEDGIYVITGSILENNLESIGSENVSVPKRFYKILYKSSNGKKSMLAFLIPHQETSQSIYDFVVSVDSIEQLTGTDFFSQLPDNLEEDLERATNRSGW from the coding sequence ATGAAGAAGACCATATATCCCATTATTGCTGTATTAATTTTAGTCAGCCTGTTTTTTGTACAACGTTATCAGAACAGTGAAATATCTGAAGAGAATATCAAAATCGCCTCAAAAAGCAACTATAGCTTATCGCGAGCAGATTTTATTCCCAATTCCAACAATCAGATTATTCATCATAAATCCTACAGTCTTTCTTATAATGAACAACATGAGCAAGCAGAATGGACGGTTCATGTATTAAGACCCAGCGATATAAAGAGAGCAGAATATAAGCGACCGTATTTTGAGATAGATGATATGGTAAGCACAGGTGCTGCTAGCTGGCGCAATTATAAGAACAGCGGTTATGATCGCGGTCATTTAGTACCTGCTGGCGATCGTCGTGGATCATTGGAAGATTATGAGGAAACTTTTCTAACCAGTAATATTAGTCCACAACGTCATGATTTTAATTCTGGAATATGGAATAGATTGGAACAGAAGGTTAGATATTATGCTCAAAAAGAAGATGGTATTTACGTGATCACAGGATCAATTTTAGAAAACAATCTGGAAAGCATAGGTTCTGAAAACGTAAGTGTTCCAAAACGCTTTTATAAGATTCTGTACAAAAGCTCAAACGGAAAAAAATCGATGCTAGCATTTCTCATACCTCATCAGGAGACCTCACAATCTATCTATGATTTTGTAGTATCAGTCGACTCCATTGAACAACTAACCGGTACTGATTTCTTTTCTCAGTTACCAGACAATTTGGAAGAAGATCTAGAACGAGCAACCAACCGATCTGGTTGGTAG
- the mreC gene encoding rod shape-determining protein MreC yields MQHIINFLIKYRNLLLYLFLFSVSLVFTIQSHEYHRNSFIHSTGNVTGNILGVRNDIYSYFDLNRQNTYLSEENARLRMKLLALGDTLLGDETTFMFSGDTPYKVVPSRVVKNSYDKLDNYITLDIGNNQNIHPDMGVITSNGIVGIIDVSSDRFSRVISVLNSEISLNAQIKGTATIGSLVWDGSDPYKMSLIDVPRLARVSKGDTIITGRQSTTFPPDIEIGIIEDAELIDNGSRYRIDVRLFNDMTDLGHVYVIKNRDTEALKVIDTLTNE; encoded by the coding sequence ATGCAACATATCATCAATTTTCTGATCAAGTACAGAAACTTGCTGTTGTACCTTTTCTTGTTTTCTGTTTCGCTTGTTTTTACTATTCAATCCCACGAATACCATCGCAATTCTTTTATCCATTCAACAGGTAATGTGACTGGAAACATCTTAGGCGTTCGTAACGATATCTATTCTTACTTCGATCTGAATAGGCAGAATACTTATTTAAGTGAAGAGAACGCTAGGCTGCGTATGAAGCTTTTAGCATTAGGCGATACTCTTTTGGGAGATGAAACTACATTTATGTTTTCTGGAGATACTCCATATAAGGTAGTACCATCCAGAGTAGTAAAGAATAGTTACGATAAATTAGATAACTATATCACGCTTGATATAGGTAACAATCAAAATATTCATCCTGATATGGGCGTGATAACTAGTAATGGTATCGTTGGTATCATCGATGTTTCAAGTGATCGTTTTTCTAGAGTTATTTCTGTTTTAAATTCTGAGATTTCATTGAACGCCCAGATAAAAGGGACGGCAACGATAGGCTCTCTTGTTTGGGATGGTTCAGATCCCTACAAAATGAGTTTGATTGATGTACCAAGACTTGCACGGGTTTCAAAAGGTGATACGATTATAACCGGTAGACAATCCACTACGTTCCCACCAGATATTGAAATAGGTATTATTGAAGATGCAGAACTTATTGACAATGGTTCTAGATATAGAATTGACGTGAGGTTATTTAATGATATGACAGATTTAGGACATGTCTATGTCATTAAAAATAGAGATACTGAAGCTCTTAAAGTAATTGATACATTGACCAATGAATGA
- a CDS encoding rod shape-determining protein, which yields MGFFDFLTEDIAIDLGTANTLIVHNGKVVVDSPSIVARDRTTGKIIAVGKEAAMMQGKTHENIKTIRPLKDGVIADFDASEKMISMFIREIPALKKKLFTPSLRMVICIPSGITEVEMRAVKDSAERVNGKEVYLIHEPMAAAIGIGIDIMQPKGNMIVDIGGGTTEIAVIALGGIVCDKSVKIAGDVFTNDIVYYMRTQHNLYVGERTAEKIKIQIGAATEDLEVPPEEMNVQGRDLLTGKPKEVKIGYREIAKALDKSILRVEDAVMETLSQTPPELAADIYNTGIYLAGGGSMLRGLDKRLSQKTDLPVYIAEDPLRAVVRGTGLTLKNLEKYKSVLANK from the coding sequence ATGGGATTTTTTGATTTCCTCACAGAAGATATTGCCATCGATTTAGGTACGGCAAACACATTAATTGTTCATAACGGTAAAGTCGTTGTGGACAGCCCTTCCATTGTTGCCCGCGATAGGACAACAGGAAAGATTATTGCAGTAGGTAAGGAAGCTGCCATGATGCAGGGAAAAACCCACGAGAATATCAAAACAATACGTCCATTGAAAGATGGTGTTATTGCAGATTTTGATGCGAGTGAAAAGATGATTTCTATGTTCATCAGGGAAATTCCAGCACTCAAGAAAAAGTTATTTACGCCATCATTACGTATGGTGATCTGTATTCCATCTGGAATTACAGAAGTTGAAATGCGCGCCGTTAAGGACAGTGCAGAGCGTGTCAATGGTAAGGAAGTTTATTTGATTCATGAACCTATGGCAGCAGCCATAGGTATAGGTATCGATATCATGCAGCCTAAGGGAAATATGATTGTTGATATAGGTGGTGGAACTACAGAGATCGCTGTTATCGCTCTAGGTGGAATCGTTTGTGATAAATCGGTTAAGATTGCGGGTGATGTATTTACCAATGATATAGTTTATTACATGCGTACCCAGCACAATCTTTATGTAGGTGAACGTACTGCAGAAAAAATTAAAATTCAGATAGGAGCCGCAACCGAAGACCTTGAAGTGCCGCCAGAAGAAATGAACGTTCAAGGGCGTGACCTGCTAACTGGTAAGCCTAAGGAAGTTAAGATTGGTTATCGTGAGATCGCCAAGGCACTTGATAAATCCATTCTTCGTGTGGAAGATGCGGTAATGGAAACGCTTTCTCAAACACCACCAGAGTTAGCTGCCGATATCTACAATACGGGTATTTATTTAGCTGGTGGCGGTTCTATGTTACGTGGTCTTGATAAAAGATTGTCTCAAAAAACAGATCTACCTGTTTATATCGCAGAAGATCCTTTGAGAGCCGTTGTACGAGGTACAGGTTTGACTCTTAAAAACCTGGAGAAATACAAAAGCGTATTAGCTAACAAGTAA
- a CDS encoding ABC transporter permease, producing the protein MAAGNSVAFKTLQKLRKSFWGVLSLSIILGFVVIAVLAYVIAPDDSTYANQMHISIHSQPPGFTADFIELPAQNTDASFSDLWNGHDANTTEIPFAAIDRKPDGIYYKPYDVDEQEQPFQKLEYENAENMSLSRFRESYTTSKTFLLGTDKYGRDLLSRMIIGTRVSISIGFVAVLISLLIGIPLGAIAGFYGGKIDAAIMWIINVTWSIPTLLMVIAISIALGKGFLTVFIAVGLTMWVEIARVVRGQMIVAKEYQYVTAARALGFNNLRIITRHILPNILAPVIVISAANFAAAILIEAGLSFLGLGAQPPIPSWGSMIKDHYQYIILDKAYLAIVPGIAIMILVMAFMLLGNSLRDALDVKST; encoded by the coding sequence ATGGCTGCAGGCAACTCAGTAGCATTTAAAACGCTCCAAAAACTTAGAAAAAGTTTTTGGGGCGTTTTGAGTTTATCCATCATTCTTGGGTTTGTAGTCATTGCTGTTTTGGCCTACGTTATTGCACCTGATGATAGCACATATGCTAACCAGATGCACATCTCCATTCATTCACAACCACCAGGATTTACGGCAGATTTTATTGAATTACCTGCCCAAAATACTGATGCGTCTTTTTCAGATTTGTGGAACGGGCACGATGCCAATACTACAGAGATTCCTTTTGCGGCGATTGATAGAAAACCCGACGGTATCTATTATAAGCCTTATGATGTAGATGAGCAGGAACAACCCTTTCAAAAGCTGGAATATGAGAATGCAGAAAATATGTCGTTATCTCGCTTTCGCGAAAGCTATACAACCTCAAAAACTTTTCTTCTAGGAACAGACAAATACGGTAGAGACCTGCTTAGTCGTATGATCATAGGGACAAGAGTGAGCATAAGTATAGGTTTTGTTGCGGTACTAATCTCATTGTTGATTGGTATTCCATTGGGAGCGATTGCAGGGTTTTACGGCGGCAAAATTGATGCTGCTATCATGTGGATCATCAATGTCACCTGGTCAATTCCTACCCTATTGATGGTAATTGCCATCAGCATTGCACTGGGAAAAGGATTCCTGACCGTTTTTATAGCGGTAGGATTAACCATGTGGGTAGAAATTGCGCGTGTCGTACGTGGACAAATGATCGTTGCCAAAGAATATCAATATGTTACCGCAGCTAGAGCCTTGGGATTCAATAATCTTAGGATTATAACAAGACACATATTACCCAATATTCTTGCGCCTGTAATTGTGATAAGTGCTGCAAACTTTGCTGCTGCGATCTTGATTGAAGCTGGTTTGAGCTTTCTGGGACTAGGCGCGCAGCCACCTATACCGTCTTGGGGCAGCATGATTAAGGATCATTACCAATATATAATTCTAGACAAGGCATACCTCGCAATTGTTCCAGGCATTGCAATCATGATACTGGTTATGGCATTTATGCTTTTGGGTAATTCTTTACGAGACGCCCTTGACGTGAAATCGACGTGA
- the purH gene encoding bifunctional phosphoribosylaminoimidazolecarboxamide formyltransferase/IMP cyclohydrolase, producing the protein MSKISAKSALISVFHKDGLAPVVQKMNELGITIYSTGGTEKFITELGIPVTPVEDVTSYPSILGGRVKTLHPKVFGGILNRREHEGDQSQIAEYDIPQIDIVIVDLYPFEDTVASGASEQDIIEKIDIGGISLIRAAAKNYKDTVCVATMNDYEELLEVLESGNGETTMEQRKKFATTAFNISSHYDSAIYSYFAGDDVAKALKVSETHVMPLRYGENPHQRGWFYGNFDEMFTKLHGKALSYNNLLDVDAAVNLMSEFVDDKPTFAIFKHNNACGVAQRDNIHQAYVDALAGDPVSAFGGILISNKEIDVPTAEKIHELFCEVVIAPSFNADALEILKGKKNRIMLELVDGALSRKRDTNKLEVRASLNGYLVQDPNLKTDEKGDLKNATERIATAEEIEDLLFASKICKHTKSNTIVLAKGKQLCASGTGQTSRVDALNQAIHKAQSFKFDLDGAVMASDAFFPFPDCVEIADNAGIKAVIQPGGSIKDQLSIDYCNKNEIAMVFTGTRHFKH; encoded by the coding sequence ATGAGTAAAATCTCCGCAAAAAGTGCCTTAATATCTGTATTTCATAAAGATGGACTTGCCCCAGTTGTTCAAAAAATGAACGAGCTGGGCATTACTATTTACTCCACTGGTGGAACAGAGAAATTCATCACAGAATTAGGAATTCCTGTCACTCCAGTTGAAGATGTGACCAGTTATCCATCCATTCTAGGTGGTCGTGTCAAGACGTTGCATCCTAAGGTTTTTGGCGGGATTTTGAATAGAAGAGAGCATGAAGGTGATCAATCACAGATCGCTGAATATGACATTCCACAAATTGATATCGTCATTGTGGATTTATATCCGTTTGAAGATACTGTGGCGAGTGGTGCTAGCGAGCAGGATATTATTGAAAAAATTGATATAGGTGGTATCTCGCTCATTAGAGCAGCTGCAAAAAATTACAAGGACACGGTTTGTGTCGCGACAATGAATGATTATGAAGAGCTTCTTGAAGTTCTTGAATCTGGAAATGGTGAAACGACGATGGAGCAGCGTAAGAAATTTGCAACTACGGCTTTCAATATTTCATCGCACTATGACAGCGCGATCTACAGTTATTTTGCTGGTGATGATGTAGCTAAAGCGCTTAAGGTAAGCGAGACACACGTGATGCCGTTGCGTTATGGTGAGAATCCGCACCAGCGTGGTTGGTTCTACGGGAATTTTGATGAGATGTTCACAAAACTTCATGGTAAGGCGCTTTCCTATAACAATTTGCTTGACGTAGATGCCGCAGTGAATTTGATGAGTGAGTTTGTGGATGACAAACCAACTTTTGCGATATTCAAGCATAACAATGCGTGTGGTGTAGCACAACGCGATAATATTCACCAGGCTTATGTGGATGCACTTGCAGGTGATCCTGTATCTGCTTTTGGAGGTATTTTGATTTCTAACAAGGAGATCGACGTTCCAACTGCAGAAAAAATACACGAACTCTTCTGCGAGGTCGTGATTGCTCCTTCTTTTAATGCAGATGCACTAGAGATATTGAAGGGCAAAAAAAATAGAATTATGCTGGAGCTTGTCGATGGTGCGCTTTCGCGAAAGCGAGATACCAACAAGCTAGAAGTGCGAGCATCCTTGAATGGTTATTTAGTTCAAGATCCCAACTTAAAAACCGATGAAAAAGGAGATTTAAAGAACGCCACAGAGCGAATTGCCACAGCGGAAGAGATCGAAGATTTGCTGTTTGCATCTAAAATTTGCAAGCATACCAAGTCCAACACCATTGTTCTAGCTAAAGGAAAACAGCTGTGCGCCAGTGGTACCGGCCAAACGTCTAGAGTTGATGCCCTAAATCAGGCGATCCATAAAGCGCAATCCTTCAAATTTGATCTTGACGGTGCCGTGATGGCCAGTGATGCATTTTTCCCATTTCCTGATTGTGTGGAAATAGCTGATAATGCGGGAATTAAGGCGGTGATCCAGCCAGGCGGTTCGATTAAGGATCAACTTTCTATTGATTATTGCAATAAAAACGAAATAGCTATGGTTTTTACGGGTACAAGACACTTTAAACACTAG
- the rodA gene encoding rod shape-determining protein RodA — translation MLNSAIGDKPKFDVSIILIYLALVLMGWVSIYSAAPVETHGSIFDINEVYGKQFLRIILAIVMIVVVLAIEVKFFERFAGVIYVISLISLVGLFFFGVEISGAKSWYGFGGLRLQPSEFAKFATALALAKYLSQLDVSVKDVKHFLIASLIVMLPAILIVPQPDPGSALIYVAFFFALHREGLSIWFLMLGLIGLTVFMGTILIGPWWIAAASLIVVAMIFSLSRKRYKKRVSKKPKISIYLLALVACVGLAFAVGPIYENVFSERHRNRIDIVLGRVDDSQGIQYNIIQSEIAIGSGGLVGKGLLKGTQTQGGFVPEQHTDFIFSAIGEEFGLLGAGLVVILFMLLIYRLIIMAERQRNQFARIYGYCAAGIFFLHFFVNVGMVLGLLPTVGIPLPFLSYGGSSLWGFTLLLFIFVKLDAHRMSYQH, via the coding sequence GTGTTAAACAGTGCGATAGGTGACAAGCCCAAGTTTGACGTCAGTATCATATTGATTTATCTGGCGCTAGTCCTTATGGGATGGGTGAGTATTTATAGCGCTGCACCGGTAGAAACTCATGGATCCATTTTTGACATTAATGAGGTTTACGGTAAACAGTTTTTACGTATCATTCTAGCAATCGTAATGATTGTAGTGGTACTTGCAATTGAAGTCAAGTTTTTTGAACGATTTGCAGGTGTGATTTATGTGATATCGTTGATATCGCTTGTTGGTCTCTTCTTCTTTGGAGTCGAGATTTCTGGTGCAAAGTCCTGGTACGGCTTTGGTGGTTTGAGATTGCAGCCCAGTGAGTTTGCAAAATTTGCCACGGCATTAGCGCTCGCAAAATACCTCAGTCAGCTGGATGTATCTGTAAAGGACGTTAAGCATTTCTTGATTGCCTCGCTCATCGTTATGCTGCCGGCGATTCTTATCGTACCGCAGCCAGATCCTGGAAGTGCACTGATTTACGTCGCTTTTTTCTTTGCCCTGCATCGTGAGGGGTTATCTATTTGGTTTTTAATGCTGGGATTGATCGGGTTGACTGTGTTTATGGGAACGATTCTCATAGGGCCGTGGTGGATTGCTGCAGCTAGTTTGATAGTAGTGGCTATGATATTTTCGCTTTCGCGAAAGCGATATAAAAAAAGAGTTTCTAAAAAGCCAAAAATCTCTATATATCTTCTTGCGCTGGTCGCATGCGTTGGACTTGCCTTTGCAGTTGGTCCCATCTATGAGAATGTCTTTAGCGAGCGCCACAGAAACCGGATTGATATTGTTCTAGGCAGAGTCGATGACAGTCAAGGGATTCAATACAACATCATCCAGAGCGAGATTGCGATAGGGAGTGGTGGATTAGTGGGTAAAGGTCTCTTAAAAGGAACGCAGACTCAAGGAGGATTTGTTCCAGAACAACATACGGACTTCATATTTTCTGCGATAGGTGAGGAGTTTGGGTTGTTGGGTGCTGGATTGGTGGTCATTCTATTCATGTTGCTCATCTACAGGCTTATTATCATGGCAGAACGGCAGCGGAATCAATTCGCTAGGATTTATGGCTACTGCGCTGCAGGCATCTTTTTCCTTCACTTTTTCGTAAACGTGGGAATGGTTTTGGGCTTATTACCTACGGTAGGAATTCCGCTTCCTTTTTTGAGTTATGGCGGTAGTAGTTTGTGGGGATTCACGCTACTTCTTTTCATTTTTGTGAAACTCGATGCTCATAGAATGAGCTATCAGCACTAA
- the mrdA gene encoding penicillin-binding protein 2, which produces MKKLLLLFFVSLTGIVFLARLVYLQVFSEELKLKSELNAVKTVFDYPERGFIYDRNGELMVANQTAYDVMVVPREVKVFDTLELCNLLQMQKKDLIKQIEKAKNWSWRKPSVIMPQLTQMEYAPLQEKLRKFPGFYTQRRSLRKYLVDHSANVLGYIREVNQLDIDANEVYEMGDLKGKSGIEAEYEKELRGKKGVKRYLRDNFGRPISSYENGVYDTIPQAGVNLTITLDSKLQEYGQQLMQNKRGGIVAIEPKTGEILSLISAPFYDPSITMGRDRSKNINALIRDTITRPTYDRGLQAQYAPGSPFKVLNALIGLQENAVKTTDRFYCAHGYAYGGRKKLGCHSHSSPLSMERGIAESCNAYFAQVYRRIIEGHKNSHEGMDAWSNHVKSFGLGNYLGYDLPAGRRGNVPDSEYYDKWYPDGNWYATTTISNSIGQGEVLATPIQLANMTAAIANRGYFYTPHIVKKKDGETITDSKYTTKRHTTIDPKYFEPVVEGMNQVYKTGTASSVQIPGIEVCGKTGTAENFAKIDGVTTQLTDHSVFIAFAPKDDPKIAIAVFIENGYWGSRYAAKIASLMIEKHLKGEITRTDLEDWVLNHTLEQEYKKPYSGEPFKINGPPVPVDGPKVTINDPSQISF; this is translated from the coding sequence ATGAAAAAATTATTGCTTTTATTCTTTGTGTCACTTACAGGAATCGTGTTTCTAGCACGGTTAGTCTACCTGCAGGTGTTTAGTGAAGAATTAAAGCTCAAATCAGAATTGAATGCTGTTAAAACAGTCTTTGATTATCCAGAACGCGGATTCATTTACGATCGTAACGGTGAACTAATGGTAGCCAACCAGACAGCCTATGATGTCATGGTGGTTCCTAGAGAGGTCAAAGTCTTTGATACTTTAGAGCTTTGCAACTTGTTGCAAATGCAAAAAAAGGATTTGATAAAGCAAATCGAAAAAGCTAAAAATTGGTCATGGCGCAAACCCAGCGTTATCATGCCTCAATTAACCCAAATGGAATATGCGCCATTGCAGGAAAAGCTACGCAAGTTTCCAGGTTTTTATACCCAACGTAGATCACTCAGAAAATATTTGGTAGATCATAGTGCCAACGTTCTAGGATACATACGTGAGGTAAATCAATTAGATATTGATGCAAATGAGGTTTACGAAATGGGTGATCTCAAAGGAAAAAGTGGCATTGAAGCAGAATATGAAAAAGAATTGCGAGGTAAAAAAGGGGTCAAAAGATATTTGAGAGATAACTTCGGACGACCTATCAGTTCTTATGAGAATGGAGTTTACGATACCATTCCGCAAGCTGGAGTCAATCTCACAATCACATTAGATAGTAAGCTGCAGGAATATGGTCAGCAATTAATGCAAAATAAGCGAGGCGGCATTGTCGCTATTGAGCCTAAGACGGGTGAAATATTAAGTTTGATCTCAGCACCATTTTATGACCCAAGCATCACCATGGGTCGTGACCGTTCCAAAAATATTAATGCACTTATTCGGGATACGATAACCAGACCAACTTACGATAGAGGTCTTCAAGCGCAATATGCGCCGGGATCACCTTTCAAGGTATTGAACGCACTGATAGGCCTGCAAGAGAATGCCGTAAAAACTACAGATCGTTTTTATTGTGCCCATGGTTATGCCTATGGTGGTAGAAAAAAATTGGGTTGCCACAGTCATAGCAGTCCGTTGTCGATGGAGCGAGGCATCGCCGAATCTTGTAATGCTTATTTCGCCCAAGTTTACCGCAGGATCATTGAAGGACACAAGAACAGTCATGAGGGAATGGATGCCTGGAGCAATCACGTGAAATCATTTGGATTGGGTAATTATCTAGGTTATGATTTGCCTGCTGGCCGTAGAGGTAATGTTCCTGATAGTGAATATTATGACAAATGGTATCCTGATGGTAATTGGTATGCAACCACGACGATTTCCAATAGTATAGGTCAAGGCGAGGTTCTTGCAACTCCTATCCAGCTAGCAAACATGACAGCGGCGATTGCGAATCGTGGCTATTTTTACACGCCTCACATTGTCAAGAAAAAGGATGGAGAGACCATTACCGATTCAAAGTACACTACCAAGCGCCACACAACCATTGATCCTAAATATTTTGAACCAGTAGTGGAAGGAATGAACCAGGTTTATAAAACCGGTACGGCATCAAGCGTTCAGATTCCGGGAATTGAGGTTTGTGGTAAAACCGGCACCGCTGAGAATTTTGCCAAAATCGATGGTGTCACCACTCAACTCACAGATCACAGTGTATTCATTGCTTTTGCTCCTAAAGATGATCCCAAGATTGCAATTGCCGTATTTATTGAGAACGGATACTGGGGTTCCAGATATGCTGCCAAAATTGCAAGTCTCATGATAGAGAAGCACTTAAAAGGCGAGATTACCAGAACTGACCTTGAAGATTGGGTACTCAATCACACATTAGAACAGGAATACAAAAAGCCCTATAGTGGTGAGCCCTTTAAAATTAACGGACCACCAGTACCTGTTGATGGTCCCAAGGTGACCATCAACGATCCTTCTCAAATTTCATTTTAG
- a CDS encoding carboxy terminal-processing peptidase, translating to MRFLKNNIAIGIITLMVATASCSFINNDIDPGDKEKEELLIELINHVLRRNHYEPADLTDQFSQDVFKNFVYELDPAKRYFLASDYEDFKTFEFLIDDQIRDGRVDMFNIVYERLLKREKESEKIFKEVINEPFDFTVEEEIDTDYEEIAYAKNRKELKNHWRKLLKLSAIGIYNGKIEAQEGKSKTVDDNDEASAFNNASQNSDPKTPFKKKSLAELEKEARMEVKKSMEENFDLSDDVERLDYFALFLNNITTHFDPHTNYFAPQTKDRFDTSLSGSLEGIGARLQKKMDDIEIMEIISGGPAWTSGKLEKGDQILRVAQDKDTVATSIVGMRISDAVDLIKGPKGTKVTLTLKKVDGNIKDVTLVRDVVLIEETFAKTALLQDDSINYGVINLPKFYFNQENNAGRAAGDDVAKEIVKLKEEGMEGLIIDLRNNGGGSLREVIEMAGLFIPEGPMVQVGLKGNRTQTLNDDDGGAVLWDGPLVILVNELSASASEILAAALQDYDRAIVLGSKQTFGKGTVQNFEDLNRYVKSSEFGDLGALKLTTQKFYRINGGSTQLEGVKSDVIAPDRYSYIEIGERDEDYPLAYDEIPAADYKKFKGYLNLKESIKSSQDRINNNEYFQLIDKNAKWLANQRDERMIPLSIDSYKKRLKRLEEETDQFNKLDEYKNDLAVYSLKDEKVLIEADSSLADKRKRWHNSINEDMYIEEAVNVLKDLKTNTIKGNGMTIKN from the coding sequence ATGAGATTTCTAAAAAACAATATTGCTATAGGTATTATCACGCTTATGGTAGCGACTGCAAGCTGCAGTTTTATAAATAATGACATTGATCCAGGTGACAAGGAGAAGGAAGAATTACTGATAGAGCTTATAAATCATGTATTGCGTCGCAATCACTATGAGCCAGCAGATCTTACAGATCAATTTTCTCAGGATGTCTTCAAAAACTTTGTCTACGAACTTGATCCTGCCAAGCGCTATTTTCTAGCGAGCGATTATGAAGATTTTAAAACTTTTGAATTTTTGATCGATGATCAAATTAGAGATGGTCGTGTGGATATGTTCAATATTGTTTACGAGCGATTGCTGAAAAGAGAGAAAGAATCTGAAAAGATTTTCAAAGAAGTCATCAATGAGCCATTTGACTTTACTGTTGAGGAAGAAATTGATACGGATTACGAGGAGATAGCTTACGCTAAAAACCGTAAGGAACTTAAAAATCACTGGAGAAAGCTTTTAAAACTTTCTGCTATTGGAATATATAATGGTAAGATAGAGGCACAGGAAGGCAAATCTAAAACTGTAGATGACAACGATGAGGCGAGTGCGTTTAATAATGCTTCCCAAAATAGCGATCCAAAAACTCCTTTTAAGAAAAAATCTCTTGCAGAATTAGAGAAAGAAGCTCGTATGGAGGTCAAAAAATCCATGGAGGAAAATTTTGATTTAAGCGATGATGTGGAGCGTTTGGATTATTTCGCTTTGTTTTTAAATAACATCACGACACACTTTGATCCGCACACAAATTACTTTGCGCCACAAACTAAAGATAGATTTGACACTTCATTAAGCGGTTCCCTAGAAGGAATCGGTGCTCGTCTCCAGAAAAAAATGGATGACATCGAGATTATGGAGATTATTTCAGGCGGTCCAGCATGGACGAGTGGTAAATTGGAAAAAGGAGATCAGATCCTTAGAGTTGCGCAAGATAAAGATACCGTTGCCACCAGTATTGTGGGAATGCGTATAAGCGATGCGGTTGACTTAATCAAAGGCCCAAAAGGAACAAAAGTAACCTTGACTCTTAAAAAGGTGGACGGCAATATCAAGGATGTTACACTTGTAAGAGATGTAGTTCTTATTGAAGAAACATTTGCAAAAACCGCATTACTTCAAGATGATTCTATCAATTATGGAGTTATCAATTTACCTAAGTTTTATTTCAATCAGGAGAATAATGCTGGTAGAGCTGCAGGTGATGATGTAGCAAAAGAAATTGTAAAGCTCAAGGAAGAAGGAATGGAAGGTCTCATCATTGATTTAAGAAACAATGGTGGTGGTTCTTTAAGAGAAGTAATTGAAATGGCTGGCCTCTTTATACCAGAAGGCCCTATGGTTCAAGTAGGATTGAAAGGTAATCGCACTCAAACATTAAATGATGATGATGGTGGTGCCGTACTGTGGGATGGACCTTTAGTTATTCTTGTGAATGAATTGAGCGCGAGCGCATCAGAGATTCTAGCGGCTGCATTGCAAGATTATGATCGCGCGATTGTATTAGGAAGCAAACAAACTTTTGGAAAAGGAACGGTTCAGAATTTTGAAGATCTGAATCGTTATGTGAAAAGTTCAGAATTTGGAGATCTTGGAGCTTTAAAATTGACCACCCAAAAATTCTATAGAATCAATGGTGGTAGTACACAATTAGAAGGCGTGAAAAGCGATGTTATCGCTCCAGATCGTTACAGTTATATTGAAATAGGTGAACGCGATGAAGATTATCCTCTAGCTTATGATGAAATTCCAGCAGCTGACTATAAGAAATTCAAAGGCTACCTTAATTTGAAAGAAAGCATCAAATCATCACAGGACAGAATTAATAATAATGAGTATTTCCAACTTATTGACAAGAATGCAAAATGGTTGGCAAATCAGCGAGATGAAAGAATGATTCCGTTGAGTATTGATTCTTACAAGAAACGTTTAAAACGATTGGAAGAAGAAACTGATCAATTCAATAAACTTGATGAATACAAAAATGATCTTGCCGTTTATTCCCTAAAAGATGAGAAAGTCTTGATTGAAGCAGATTCAAGCCTGGCAGACAAACGCAAGCGCTGGCACAACTCTATCAATGAAGATATGTACATTGAAGAAGCTGTCAACGTATTAAAAGATCTCAAGACCAATACCATCAAAGGTAACGGTATGACCATCAAGAACTAA